The genomic interval AGTTGCATGCTGACTGCATTAATTGCCAAGAGCTGATCTGTGTAAAAGGTGATGTCAAAAAAGTCTTGAGATTGCGTGAGCAGCTGGCGGAGGCAGTTCGGCTGAAGGAGAAGGCGGAAGTGGCAGTCGGCCGAGGCTATGCTGGCAGTGATCGTTGGATGGAGCATCATTGCGTGACTGTGGGGCGGCTCACCCAGTTGCTGTCCATCATGGAAGACCCAAGTGTTCCAGATGGTACGCCAATCCAGATGGCAGTGAATCAAACTCCTTCGCGCCTTGAAGAAGATGGGGTCATTCATGCGTTATATGCGCCAATTGCCCAAAAAGATCAAGCGGAGGCAGAGTGAGAGCAGCTCATAAGAAGACCGGCGCGCGACGGAGTAAGAATCTATCAGATGGTGCGATTGAGCAGATTGTCAGGATCCTTGACGCTTGGATTTCCGCTCCGTTGAATTGGAACGCCTTGATCGATGCGGTTGCTCTAAGGTTGCATTGCCGCTACACCCGGCAGGCACTTCATAAACATGAGCGCATTCGCGCGGCATTTGTTCTAAGGAAGGAGGCGCTGAACGAGATGCGGCCGGCACATAGGCGGGGCGTCACCTCACCCGGTATGGCAGAGCGGTTGGCTCGACTGGAAGCCGAGAACCAGCGGCTTGAGGCAGAGAACCAGCGGTTGCTAGAGCAGTTCGTTACCTGGGCCTACAATGCACACTCGCGCGGCTTAACTCAAGATTTCCTCAGCCAGCCACTTCCTCGCGTGAACCGTGGACAGACCTCACCACGGCAAGGGTGATGCCCCATTGAGCAAAAGGAAGTTTCAAGCTTGAAATTAATTAGGAACTGGCATGGTAGAGACCGCTGTCGAAAAGAAAGAGATTGGAAGTGCAAAATTCCTAGCATGGGGATCAGTTTTTATAGCGTTTGGCGCTGTTCAAGGAGTGATTTACCTAAGGTCGTACTGGGGTAATTTCGGCATAGATCCGTTTCAATTTGGGGCCGTAAGCGATTTGGCGCTAGTGGGCCTGATTGCTATTGGCGCGACATTGGCGTTTCTGCTTCTGGCATCGCTTGTTGGTGGTTATCTGGGCAGGCAACTCGCTACCTTGAGCGAGCAATATCGTGCGGTAGCAATATTTGCCCCAATTGCTGTGTTGATCTCTCTGATCGCTTTGGCTTTCTATGTGGATTTTGGCCTTTATCTTGTAGTTGGTGTTTTTCTCACATGGATTATCATCTGGTTGGTGAAAAGAACTCCTGAAGTTCCCATGGGCGTCCGCCGGATGGAACTACTGCCTTACATGGCACTGGTGCTTGCGTATGTGCCACTCTCGGCACACTACCTTGGACACCGCAAGGCTGCCAGCGTAAAGCGAGGGCCTGCGATGGTGAGAGTCTTGACTGATCGTAACGCAGAGATGGGAGCTAAGGACTCTGAGAAATACCAACTAGCAGGGCGACTTGGCGATGTCTACGTCCTTTACCGCAAGGTCGACGACAGCGTCGAAATAGTTCCTTCATCGGAACTTCAGCGCCTGATAATTGGGCGATCCGCTACCCCTCCTGGCAATACCTCTAAGCCGCGAGAAAGCGTGCGTAATCCCGCCTAGATCTTGACTGACGCATTGGCTGACGCATCGCGGATCAAAATTTCAGCGAGGAATGGAGCCGCACCGAGAAGGGCGTCCACCGGCTTCTACCGTGGCGTCAGCCGTGTGTCTGAAGCAGCGTGATCTAACCAGACGGTGCCAATGGCTATTTGTCTCTTGGTGTGCGTCTGGTTGAGCTGGATTGGCTCTTGGTCGGCAAGTCGCCAAGGTTGTAATACAGCCTAGAGACCCTGTCGCTGAGCCCCATGGTCAACGGCCCGTACCGATAGCCTTCAAGCCAGCCAGGCTCAGGCTGCGGCAGGAAGTGTCCGATGGCCGACGGAGTAACGGCAAGAGTGCACCCTGGCGTGGGGTAGTGACGTGTCAGCCGGGCCGCTTCGCGGCGCACCTCAACAGGCAAGCGATCATCAAGCGCTAGCTCAACCAGGAAGGCGCCGGCCTGAAAGAGGTGGCGCGTACTTTCTTCGGGTGTCGTCATATGAACATCCTGAAAAATGGAGGAGTTGGGATCAAAAGGCCTGGGCTTGACACGCGATCTCGGCTCGTCCGTAGCCGTTAGCTGGCTTGGGGGGGTGGCAGCGTCCAAAATTTCTCCCCCATCGGCGCGATTCGTGTCAGGAAGAGTTCCAGCAGTATTGG from Xanthomonas sp. DAR 34887 carries:
- a CDS encoding BPSL0761 family protein, which produces MTTPEESTRHLFQAGAFLVELALDDRLPVEVRREAARLTRHYPTPGCTLAVTPSAIGHFLPQPEPGWLEGYRYGPLTMGLSDRVSRLYYNLGDLPTKSQSSSTRRTPRDK